The genomic window AGTGCATCAACTCGTTTCTCTTTTGAATGAGGCGCTGGCAGTCAGACAGCACCGTGGCCACCCGGGCGAGGTAAGGCTCAACGTGGGGCTCGGCATGTGCCGGAACGTACCGGCGCACCTGCTCTTCCACCGCCCGCTGCACGCGCTGCACCTGCTTGCTAAATGTAAAGTCACGCAACCGTTGAATCTCAGTGAACTGGTCATTGACATTCAAGGCGACTGCGCCGAGCTGTTGAATTTCGTGTTCGAGGGCCAGGAAGCACAGCACGAATTCGCCCAGAGCCCTGTACACAGCGTCGAGATCAGTGGTCAAAAGCGCTCCTCAAAGGCGGTGAATTGCGGCCGGTGTCCGGAACTGGTGGCAACGGCTGGTCTTGTGAACGTTGAGGATGGGCGACGCCAGGCTGCGGGAACCTTAGCTGCAGGCGCAAGTGGCCCCCGCAACGTGTACGGTGCGCCTGTGGATGAATCGCAGTACCTGACGTTGCACGGCGTGCCAACGGCGCAGCCCACGAACCCGCGGGCCACATTCTCGCATCAACCCCTGGACGGTTGGACGTGGAACGGCCCAAGTCGGGAGCAGCAGTTCGCCATTGAGAACAGCTGCTTGAGTCTGCATGACGCATTTGAGCGCGCCATCTTGGGCCGCCGGTTGGGTGAGGAGCTCAGTGACCTGCTGGTGCCGCAGTGGTTGACCAATGCTGGGCATTCAGCAGACTGTGCCATGTCTGCCGAAACGTTCGAGCGCTTGTTGAATGAGATTCCGGTCGAAGCTCGGCCAGAGGTGCACGCCCGCCTGTATCTGGAAGACTGTCGGCGGCTCATTGGAGGAGTTCAGGAGGTTTGGCTGCAAATCCACCTGCTGGTGGGCGAATTTTACCGTGTGCTCAATGCACTGGTTCCGATTCAACACAGCGGCGCGCCGCCCGGGGGTATCATTTTTCATACGGGTTCTCAAGCATCGGCTGTTTGGACTTTCGCCAATATGGTGTACGTCCGCCTGTACAGCCTGCTGGATTACAACGTCAAGTTGCTGGACGAGGTGCGGCACCTGCACACCACTTTTGACCGCTATCCACGCATGCACTCCAAGAACATCCTCTACGGGCAGTGGACTAGATTGGCGCTGACGCCGGCAGACATTCAAGGCACCCTGCTCGAGGATCACCCGCTGGTCGCCGAGGTCGCAACGGTTCGCAACCACATCATTCACAACGGGCTACTGGACGAGCATCCCCGCGTTTATATTCGTTACGAACATGGACAGATCGTCGAAAAGTTCGTGCTTATGCCCGACCTCAGAGCGGGCCGGCCGGTTCAACGCGTCAACCGCCTCTTGTTTTTTGCACACGAAGACAAGCTCAACCTGCGACTGCCTGACCTCATCGACCATTGGATGCAGCGTCAACAAGCGACGTTAAACCTGGCCCTGCGTCTGATGGCAGCACGCTGAACCTGGAAGACAGAAAGGTTTCCAACCATGAGCTGGCCTCTAGCGTGGAGAGTATGTCACGTGACATTTTCGATACGGTGCTCTACGGTCTGGACAGTCCAAGGAAGGCGTCGGTAGGATGTGTGGCCGCGCCGACGACGATCTGGGCCCTGCCGGCTGGGAAACCATGCGCTTCACCTCCGATCTGCCCCGTTGGCATCTGGGCAAGGCCCGTCCCGAAGTTCAGCCCACCGACCCGCTGAGCTTCGTCCGCAGGGAGGGCCGGGGGCCTTCCCTCGATACCGGGCGCTGGGCCTCGTGCCGCCGGGCATGGCGTTGGCGGAAGCCAGGAAATATGCGACGTTGAATGCTCGCGTAGAAACCTTGGAGAACGAGCCCCTCTTCGCCAACGCGTTCCAAGCTCAGCGCTGCGTCATTTCCCTCGCGGCCGTCTGGGAGTGGCCGGCGAGCGGGAGACAGAGGGGGAGAGTTCACATTTTCAGACGCGATGACAAACCGCTGCTGGTCGCTGGCCTGTGAAGCACCACCGACACGTCAGACGGCCTCCTGCGCTCTTGCACCCTCGTCACCCGGCCTCCCACACCAGTCTGATCGACATGCATAACCGTATGCCAGCACGGCTGCTGAGCAAGGATCTCCGGACGTAGTTTCAGGCCCCCTGGCCCAGGCCCGCACAGCGCGGTGGCCCAGTCCAGTTGGTAGCCGCGCATCCTTCAAGTGGCTCAGGCGTGAGCCGATCTACCCTGTCGCGCCGCGTGGGCGAGTACGCCGACCACCTGCGGGCCGTGCAGGAAGTGCGTGACCGCAAGTACGGTGTTCGAGGTGGCGCGCCTCGCGGCTGAGCTGCTGGGGCGGCGGCCAGCGACAACTGAAGAGGACCACGCGGCCCTGGGCGTGTACTTGCGCCAACTGGCGCTGCTGTCCCAGGAACTGCACTGGCACGGGGAGGAACGGTGACCAGATTGCCGACGCCTGACCCTCAGCAAGATGAGCCAAACGTCACCTCATTCTGTTTAAAATAATTTTTTATGTTTTTCCTGATTTAATTTGGATGTTGTTGATACAGCTGCCAGGCTTGTTCTGGCGCAGCCGGGTCAGGGCCCCTGGCCGTGGGCAACCTGTGGATCGCGGCGGCTAAACCCCTGCCAGGATGGGGTATGGCCAACCACGACCCGCGGCTCAAACTGCACGACGACCGGCCCAGCGCGAGTGGCGACGACCTCTACCACCGCCGAACCTTCGTGCGGCGCCTGACGCAGGCGGTGGCGCGCCGGACACAGACCTCACCATTCATCATCGGCATTGAGGGGGCCTGGGGCGAGGGCAAAAGCACGGTGCTGGAGTATATGGCCCAGGAACTCCACGCGAACCACCGCGACGTGGTGCTGGTGCGCTTCAATCCGTGGGCCTACGGTTCACAAGATCAGATGCTGCTTGGCCTCGTACAGCTCGTGGCCGAACGCCTGCGGGAGAACACACGCAAATCGGTGCGGAAGCTGGCCGCCGGCGTCTTGGGGCTGGTGGGCAGCGCGGCGGAACTTGCCGGGAGCGTCAGCGGTCAGGGCCACCTTGAAAAAGGTGGCGCGGCAACCAGGAAGCTCGCCGACGCCCTGGGCCAGGAGGACAGCTTCCCCAAACAGAAAGCGGCGCTGGAGGCCAAGCTCCGCACGGCGCAGACGCAAGTGGTCGTGCTCGTGGACGATCTGGATCGGTTGGATCACGAGGCGATCCGGTCGGTGTTCCGCCTGCTCAAAGCGGTCTTCGACCTGCCGTCGTTCACTTACATCCTCGCCTACGACCCAGACATCATCGCTGCCGCCCTGGAGGCGCACTTCGAGTCGCGCGGCGCGCTGTCAGGCCGGCGGTACCTGGAGAAGATCGTTCAACTGCCCCTGGCCCTTCCCAGGCTCGACCCCCTGGATCTGGAGGAGGATCTGTTCGCCAATCTGGTGGGGGCCTTCGAGGACAACGGCCTGCCGCAAAGTGCCGAGGAAATCGTGGAAATGCGGCGGCTGGCAAAAGTGCTGTCCACCCACCTGGCCACGCCGCGGGAGATCCGCCGACTGGGCAACGCCGTTCGCTTCGCCCTGCCCATCTTGCGCGGCGAAACCAACCCCGTGGACGTATGCCGGGTTGAGGCGCTGCGGGTACTCTTCCCAGAGCTGTTTGAGCAGGTGCTGCGGCATTCAGATCTGCTCACAGACACCGGATTCCTGGCGCGCCACACCTACCGCAGGATGCTTCTGCGCGACGGCGGCGCGAACCCCATCGGTGGGCCGCTGCCCGTCCCACCACCGGGGCCGCTTCATGAGGTGTTCGGAGGCTTCCCACCCGCAGCCAAGCAGCTTCTGGGCATGGCCTTCCCCAACGCCGCCCTGGCATTCGACTTGCACGAGCCGGGCCGCTATTCCGGCCCATACGCCGCCCACCAGCCGGAATACCTGAAGCGCTACCTGCAATACGCCATCGGTAGCGACGACGTGGAAGACGCACTCACGCGACAATTCATCCAGGACACGGTGCACCGGAAGGCGTCAGCGGAGGCCACTCTTGGCGCGCTCGACGCCAAGCGGCTTCCTCGGTTTCTCGGGAAGATTGCCCTGTACGCACGGCCCCTGGAATCGGAGGAACGTCTGGCCCTGACACTCGTGCTGGCTGGGCACTTCTATGAGAGCTATGTCTCGTTCGGGTCACACGCCATGCCCCTGCTGACCGTGCGGGACACCGTGGTTGAGGTGCTGGAACAGGGTGTGGGCCGCGAATCCAGCGGGGAGCGCTGGGAGGTTCTGGAGCGTCTTTTGAAAGACTTGCCAGAATGGTGGATGTCGCTCGATCTCTTCGAGGCGTGCTCGTCCCTGTTGGCGCGGGAGTCGCGCTCAGGCAGGGAAGCGGTGGCCCAGCCACTGCGGGACTGGCTGGCCGATCTTCTGCACCGGCACCAAACCCAGCTCATGCAAGAACCCCGCGCCATTCTGGTGTCTGCCCTGCGGCTGCTCGCCGAGCGCCATGGGCGGAGCCTGACGCACGCCCTTGTGCTGGACTTCGTTGGCGAACGGTCAGACCACGCGCAGCGCTGGTTGTTGGCATTGGCGAGGCAAGTGCGTGTGGAAGCCGGAGCGCTACCGTCTCGGTTCAGCATCGAGCAGTACCTGATGCTGGAAGAGGTCGTGGACATGGACGAATTGCTGGAACGTCTGGAGCCGCTGGTTCCAGAGGTCGAAGGTCTGGCCGCGACCGACGAGGTGATGGCGAGAATCATGTTCGACCGTCTGCTGGACATTCGCCCGGACGCAAAGGAGTTCCGGCAACTGGAGGCAAAGGAGCTACGGCAACGCCTGGTCGCACCCCCCATCCACAAGAGCGAACACAACATTGAATAATGTAAAAATTATTCAATGTTTTTATGATGTCGCGCCAGGTATTCTGCCAGCGCCTGCTCCACGATCAGGTATTGCTTGCGCCCCTCGTCCGCGCTGGCCTTCTTGAGCCGGCGCTTCAGGCCGCGGCTGAGGGTGCAACTGAAGGGCTCCTGGGTGGCGTCGTCCTTGCGGGGTTCAGCCGGCGGAGGGGGGATGTGGGCAGCTGGTTCCAAGGCCGGCACAGCGTCCTTCATGCCCTTGAGCATGCCAAAGCGGCCCGACTTCTTGGGTTCAGCCGACATGCGCCAGTACCTCCCGGGTCACGCTCGCGTAGTCCACGGCCACGAGGCGGGCGTAGCGGTTGCTGGTGTAGGCGTCCAACGGGATCTGTTTCTCGGCCGCGTCCCCCACAGCCGTGCTCTTGCGGACGATGGTGGTCATGACAGGCACGCCCTCGTCGGCCAGGGCCTCGCGCAGCTCGTCGCCGCGCCCACCCTCGTTGGCGACGATGAGCACGCGGTAGTTTTTGACGCCTGCCTCAATGATCGGGCGCAACGTGCGAATGAGCCCGGTGGCGGACAGGCCATCGGGCTTGGTGGGAATTACCAGCAGGTCGCTGTCCTGAGCGAGCTGCACCAAGTCGTTCCCCTGCTCGTTGCCTTTGGTATCGATGACGACGTACTGATACGGTGCCATCCCTTCTGGGGTGGCCGTCTTGAACTGCGCGGCGTCAAAGGTCCAGCCATCGAAGGTGCCCTCTCGCCAGTAGATGGCACATTGAAGCTCTTCGTCGGCGTCAAGGAGCAGCGTCTTGCCCTTGCGCCCGAGTTGCTGCGCGAGGTGGACGGCGGTGGTGGTCTTCCCCACTCCCCCCTTCATATTGCCCACACTGATAATCTTTGGCATGAAAAAATTATTGCATGGGAAAATGATTTCGGAGCACTGAGCAGCCTGAAGTCTCCATTCCAATCAGCACAGAATATTTACGCTGTGGGTTGTGAGTGGGGTTAGCGCTGGAAGCTGGTGAAGCAAGCCGGCAGATGCGGGCTGGCACCCAGAAACCTTGTTTGTAAACCTGCGATGCGCTTAGCCGAGCGCCTGAGCGAGCCCGATGAGCAGCCCCTCCGGCCCGCGGATGTAACACAGCCGGTACATGTCCTGATACTGAACCACCTCGTCAACTAGTTTGGTGCCGTGTTTCGTGAGCCGTTCCAACGTCTCGTCGAGATCGTCCACGGCGAACATGACGCGGAGGTAGCCGAGGGCGTCGACCGGCGCGGTGCGGTGATCCGCGACCACACTTGGTGCGAGAAAGCGCGACAGCTCCAGCCGGCTGTGGCCGTCTGGCGTGCGCATCATGGCGACCTCGACGTGCTGGTGGCCCAGTCCGGTAACCCATCCGACCCATTCGCCTTCGATGGTGGATCGCTTTCCAGCTCGAGGCCAAGTTCGCGAAAGAACTCAATCGCCGTGCCCAAATCCTCGACGACGATGCCGACATTATCCAGCCGCTGAACCGCCATCTGATGATCCTGAGTCAAATCGTCATCGTGTACTTGGTCAAGTCAGCGCGTGCCTTTCACGACCGGGCCGCCCCGACTACCTCTGCGGCCACGTGGCCTGCGCTTTTTGCAACTCGGCCGTAACCTCCCTGGCCTGCTGCGGCATCAGGCGAAACAGGTGCTGAACCACTCTGTAGAGTTCCCTGAAGCGCTGTGTTCGGTCGACCACCTCGCCCAGGCCGCCCACGAGCTGCCGAACCACCGCCTGCCGACGTCCAGAGAGATCCGGCTGGGCCCACAGCAGCTTCAGCAGTTCGCCCGCCATCACCGCCTGGTACTGCACGGTGATGTTGGGGTGGAGCAACAGACGTAGCAGCGCCTGAAGTCCTGGCCCCACCTGACCGGAGTCGTGGGCGATCACATGTTGCAGCAGCCCCGAGCTGAGGGGCAAGAACAGCCGGCCGGCCAGCAACAGCGGCAGAAGATGGGTCTCCAGGGCAGTTTGGTTCAGTGTGCCGGCCCGGTACACGGCAAGCAGGGCGTCCACAACGCCGAACGCGGTCAGCACCGGGCCAAGCGTACCTTCCCGGTTGCTGTGGCGCAGTCCCGCGTCTTCGGTCAGCAGGGGCAATGCCTGGGCCGCGGCCAGCGCCATGGCGCTGGCCGCCTCTTCCGGAAACAGGTGCCCCAAGGCGCCGATGGCCGGCGGGGCGACGACGACAGCCGTGTGCGTCCGAACGAAGTGCAGCGCCCGGGCCACCGGTTCCTGCTGAGGGGCCAGCATTTCAAGTTGTGCCTCGGTCTGGGTCGTCACTTGAAGGGGGATGCCAGCGAGCAACAGCAGTTCCAACTGATCCGTCATGGCGAGGCCCAACAGGGCGCTGACGTCCACCACCCACGCCGGGGCGCCGAGGGCCACCGAGGCGGCCTGGGCGTCGGCCTCTTCACCGAGAAAGCTCAGGTACGTTTCCGGGCGGCGGAACACCCCCAGCCAAAAGGCCGTGGCCGATTCGGTGGCCAGTGTGGCGTTGAGCACGTGGGCGTAGCGGTTGCGGGCGATAATCTGGCGCGCCTCGTCGCGCTGCCGGGCGGTCTTCTCGGCGGCGGCCCTGAGGTTTCGCCACTCCTCGGGCAGCCCGGTCTCGAACTCCGGGCTGGGGTCGAGCACGCGCAGCCTGACCATGCTGTTGTCTGCAGGAAACAGCTGGTGGAAATCCTGGAGGAAAGAGCGCTCCGCGTTGGCGAATTTGGTGATGATGCCCCGCACCTCAAAGGTGCCCCCCTCACCCTCCCGCAGTTTGACCGTGCTGCCCAGACGCTGGCCCAGCAGCACCTGGGCTTCCCGGCTGTCCAGGGCAAACTCCCCCCGCTCGGGGGCTGGGGCCCCGTCGCCAGTCAGAACCAGCCACCGCTGCGTGTCGTCGTTGGCCAGCAAGACGGCGCTCTCCGGCTGCACTTCGGGCAGGTTGTGCTCGTGCGGGCAGCGCAGCGCGATCTGGAAGTACCGACTGTGTACGCCTGGATCGCTGTGGGATCGGCGCCTGGCCTCGTAGGCCCACCCAAGTGCCTCCCGGCCCGGCGCGAGCTGCGAGGCGACGTCGGCCGCGTTCATGAGTTCGGCAGCGCTCACGTCTGGACGCGCCACATAGCGGCGCAGCAGGTTCAGGACTTCTTCAGGCTGATCTTGCTTGCGACGCACCACTGCGGCGTTCCACAACTCGTGCGCGTCATCGGGCCGCAACTCGAGCAGGCGAACTTGGCGCTCGGCGGCGGCGTCCCACTGCTCCAGGCTGGCGTGCAGGGCGGCGCTGAGGGCGTGCGTCTCGAAGCTGACGTCCTGCTGGGCGTCCAGCGCGTCGACGACCATCTGCGCCGCGGGAAAAGCGCCGGCTTGCAACAGCAGCGGCCCCATCCAGTGCAGGAGTTCCGCGTCCTGCGTCTGTTCCACCACGGCGGTGACGACCTCAGCCGCCTCATCGAGCTGCCCCCGGACGCGCAGGTACTGGGCGAGCTGCACGCTCAGGCCGACGACGCGCTCCCCCTGCGCCAGCGCCACCGCCCGCCGGTACGCCGCCGGCGCCGCCTGGTGGTCATCCAGGGCCTCGGCCACCTCGGCGCGGGCCAGCCAGACCAGGGCGCGGTCGTCGGCCTCTCCGTCCAGCAGCACCCGCGCCGCCGGAGCGCGGTTCTGGGCCAGCAGCACCCGCGTCGCCATGAGCAGGGCGTTGTCCCGGGCGCGCGGATCCAGGTCTTCTTGAAGGATGCCCGTGAGCAGCTCGGTGGCCTCCGGCGCCCGGCCCGTGCGCTCCGCCGCGCTGGCACCCAGCATGCGCACCTCCACGTCGCGCTCGCCTTCGGAAATTCGGGTGAACGTTTGCCAGGCGTCCTCAGGACGATCCAGCGCCATCTGGGCCAGCGCGGCGTGCCGCAGCGAGGCCACGTCGTCGGGATCGGTTTTCAGGGCCGCCTGCGCTACCTCGAGCAACTCAGGAAAGCGGTTGTGCCAGAACAAGATGGCCTGCTTGAGGTTGCTGGCCTGATTCAGCAGCGGCGGGGCCAGGCCGCCCGGTTCGGCGAGCACGCCGTCCACGAGGTTCAGCGCCTCGGCAATTTCGGGCCGGCCTTCCAGCAGCGCGGGCACCTCCGTGATGGCCCGGGGTGCGCCCCGCAACTCGAGCTCGAGCGGCTTCATCTTGACGCGGGCCAGGGCTAGGTGCAGGCGTGGATCCTGGGCGTGCTCGGTAGCCAGCAATGGGCGAAGGTCGGCGCTCGCCACATCAAACCGCTCCTGCTGCATGGCCGTCTGTGCCAGGGCCAGCGACAATTCCAGGTTCCCCGGCGCGCCCTCCTGGGCCCGCAGCGCCTCGATCTCCCCGTGCCGCCCGAGTTCGTCCAGGGCGTAGACCTTGAGGGCCAAGGTGTCGGAGCGGCGCTGCTTGCCCAGGGCGCGGTTCAGGTAACCCAGTGCCTTCTCGGGTTCCCCGTCCAGCAAGGCCGCGTAGCCCCGCAGGGTCAGGCCGCCGGGAGAGGTGCTGTCGTACTCGAAGGCCGCCACATAGCGCCGCGCCGCCTCGTCCCGGTGGCCGAGGTTGTTCTCCAGGTTGCCCCACAACCGCAGGTACTTGGCCCGGGCCGCGTCAGACATCTGGTCGACCTCGCCCTCGAGTGCTCTCAGGCGGCGTCCGGCGGCCGCGAGCGCGAAGTCCTCCAGGCTGTGGTCAATGCGCTCCAGTTTCGGGGCGTGGGGGTCGGTCGGCGACAGTGGCGTGCCGGGCAGGGGAACGCGGGCCGCAGATTCGCCACCGGGAACAAGCTGCGCGTGGAGCTGCTGAACCATCGCTGCCATGTCGCCGACGCTCCGCTGCATGTCGCGCAGCACCTCTTGGGTGACCCTGCCCTGATCCAGCAGCACCTGATGGCCCTGCCCCCTGAGGTAGAGGATCCAGTAGGCGGCCAGAAACGTTTCGGCCACCACCCTGGGCCGATCCCGGGCCTCCAGTCCGTGCTCGCGATCCTCAAACAGACCCAGCAGGGCGGGCGTGACGCCGCTGCCCTGCTTCAGACCTTCCAGCACGGCGCCGCTTCGCCACTCGGGCGAGGCCAGCCAGTCTTGCAAGGCCAGCCGGCCAGCAGCTTGCCGCCCGTCGTGCAGGGTGGTCAGCGCGGTCAGGAGCGCGTACTCCTCGTCACTGACGGAAGCCGTCGTCAGCTTCTTGTACCCCGCTTCCAGGAGCTTGCGCCCGGCGAAATTGAACGCGAGGTTGAGGGCGGTGGAGACGGGATCCATCCGGCAATGTTACCAAGTTGTGCTTCTTTCACAACAGAACCCAGGTGTGGAATACGGTCAGAGTGAATGGATGGGGTATCAACGGCCAAATGTTCAATTGTTCAGGCGCGGCGCGGCAGACCAGGAGACAGACGCTGCGTGAGGCCGTTGCGACGCGCCATGTGGAACCAGTCTCAGCATCGTCGTTCCAGCTTCCATGGAGTCCTCCTGCGAACCGGCCCTCCTGTTCGCACGCACGCGCCGCGGCGTCTGCACCTCAGGAGCCGGTTTACTCGCCTGAAGCGTCCTGCCAGTGGGCGGCGGCGGGCGACCAGGTGCCCTGGTCTCGCCCCTCCATGAGCAGGGGGCGGTAAAACGTGCGCAGCAGCGCCATGATCCCTTCGAAGGGCGGCGCGGAAAAGCGGGTGCGCGCCAGGTACTGGTTCCAGCGGCGCGTCAGCACCTCAGAGCGGCCAAAGGCCTCGTCCAGTACCAGCGGCACGGCCGCCGCCGGCGTGCCCCGGGCCGCGAAGCTGCGGCGCAGGGCCAGCGACGTGTCCCTGGCCCCCAGCGCCTCGCGCGTCAGGATCATGTGCAGGTCAT from Deinococcus koreensis includes these protein-coding regions:
- a CDS encoding ParA family protein, with the translated sequence MPKIISVGNMKGGVGKTTTAVHLAQQLGRKGKTLLLDADEELQCAIYWREGTFDGWTFDAAQFKTATPEGMAPYQYVVIDTKGNEQGNDLVQLAQDSDLLVIPTKPDGLSATGLIRTLRPIIEAGVKNYRVLIVANEGGRGDELREALADEGVPVMTTIVRKSTAVGDAAEKQIPLDAYTSNRYARLVAVDYASVTREVLAHVG
- a CDS encoding KAP family P-loop NTPase fold protein produces the protein MANHDPRLKLHDDRPSASGDDLYHRRTFVRRLTQAVARRTQTSPFIIGIEGAWGEGKSTVLEYMAQELHANHRDVVLVRFNPWAYGSQDQMLLGLVQLVAERLRENTRKSVRKLAAGVLGLVGSAAELAGSVSGQGHLEKGGAATRKLADALGQEDSFPKQKAALEAKLRTAQTQVVVLVDDLDRLDHEAIRSVFRLLKAVFDLPSFTYILAYDPDIIAAALEAHFESRGALSGRRYLEKIVQLPLALPRLDPLDLEEDLFANLVGAFEDNGLPQSAEEIVEMRRLAKVLSTHLATPREIRRLGNAVRFALPILRGETNPVDVCRVEALRVLFPELFEQVLRHSDLLTDTGFLARHTYRRMLLRDGGANPIGGPLPVPPPGPLHEVFGGFPPAAKQLLGMAFPNAALAFDLHEPGRYSGPYAAHQPEYLKRYLQYAIGSDDVEDALTRQFIQDTVHRKASAEATLGALDAKRLPRFLGKIALYARPLESEERLALTLVLAGHFYESYVSFGSHAMPLLTVRDTVVEVLEQGVGRESSGERWEVLERLLKDLPEWWMSLDLFEACSSLLARESRSGREAVAQPLRDWLADLLHRHQTQLMQEPRAILVSALRLLAERHGRSLTHALVLDFVGERSDHAQRWLLALARQVRVEAGALPSRFSIEQYLMLEEVVDMDELLERLEPLVPEVEGLAATDEVMARIMFDRLLDIRPDAKEFRQLEAKELRQRLVAPPIHKSEHNIE
- a CDS encoding SOS response-associated peptidase family protein produces the protein MPPGMALAEARKYATLNARVETLENEPLFANAFQAQRCVISLAAVWEWPASGRQRGRVHIFRRDDKPLLVAGL